In Plasmodium vinckei vinckei genome assembly, chromosome: PVVCY_13, a single genomic region encodes these proteins:
- a CDS encoding nicotinate-nucleotide adenylyltransferase, putative, producing the protein MNKKICIYGGSFDPVTYGHEMVLSKISNLEWVDEVWVVICRCRYDKNLEAFDHRNNMFFIMFENNTYPMDKSKIFVKDLESENTTATYDLLNMLKKTYPQHEFYFIIGSDLLNDLTSWDNGEKLVSENNFIVVERGDFDINKEILKKMSKYYLIEIPVKSFVNYISSTDVRKILAKQNNDDLKQYINLLAIDYIYDNNLYKSDGI; encoded by the coding sequence atgaataaaaaaatatgtatatatggaGGATCATTTGATCCGGTTACTTATGGTCATGAAATGGTACTATCAAAAATTAGCAATTTGGAATGGGTAGATGAAGTATGGGTAGTTATATGTAGATGCagatatgataaaaatctCGAAGCATTTGACCATAGgaataatatgtttttcattatgtttgaaaataatacatatcCGATGGAcaaaagtaaaatatttgtaaaagATTTGGAATCTGAAAATACAACTGCAACAtatgatttattaaatatgctAAAGAAAACATATCCTCAACatgaattttatttcattattggatcagatttattaaatgatttaaCTTCATGGGATAATGGTGAGAAGCTAGTTtctgaaaataatttcattGTTGTTGAGAGAGGTGattttgatataaataaagagatattaaaaaaaatgtctaaatattatttaatcgAAATTCCAGTTAAGTCTTttgttaattatatttcttcAACTGAtgtaagaaaaatattagctaaacaaaataatgacgatttaaaacaatatattaatttattagctatagattatatatatgataataatttatataaaagtgatggaatataa
- a CDS encoding regulator of nonsense transcripts 3B, putative, which yields MYSNVRPYKILQKVKTNENNSKEKSNEEKKNHDNHKKYEDDRRHKYNKHVNKYKTKNNKTYTINDNYEKSDNNVVLKKTGKDMLISLLKKDQMCVKKKKIVIRNLPPTLNENNFFDSFSNNLKDELDYYYYVNGSIGKNSSDDITHSRIYLSFKDYMKTEEFIKTQDGKYFYDTNGIKYKANVTFAPNQTIIHKNRTDNRNNTLDSDPYFLKCCEEMNNPVEPPKNDIDYHDIINVVRENDDIISPIVIDLRKKLKNTKVK from the coding sequence atgTATTCAAATGTTAGACCgtataaaatattgcaaaaagtaaaaacaaacgaaaataatagtaaagaaaaatcaaatgaagaaaagaaaaatcaCGATaaccataaaaaatatgaagatGACAGAAggcataaatataataagcatgtaaataaatacaaaacaaaaaataataaaacatacacaataaatgataattatgaaaaaagtgACAATAATgttgtattaaaaaaaacggGAAAAGATATGTTAATATCTTTACTAAAAAAAGACCAAAtgtgtgtaaaaaaaaaaaaaattgttattcGAAATTTACCTCCAactttaaatgaaaataatttttttgattctTTTTCAAACAATCTTAAAGATGAATtagattattattattatgttaaTGGAAGTATAGGAAAAAATTCATCTGATGATATTACTCATTCacgtatatatttatcctTTAAAGATTATATGAAAACAGaagaatttataaaaacacAAGATGGGAAATATTTCTATGATACAAATggaattaaatataaagcaAATGTTACATTTGCACCAAATCAAAcaataatacataaaaatcgAACAGATAATAGAAATAACACATTAGACTCtgatccatattttttaaaatgttgtGAAGAAATGAATAATCCTGTTGAACCACCAAAAAACGATATAGATTATCatgatattattaatgTCGTAAgagaaaatgatgatatcATATCTCCTATAGTTATAGATCTAAGAAAAAAGCTAAAAAACACCAAAGTCAAATAA
- a CDS encoding ribose-phosphate pyrophosphokinase, putative — protein MVYNFYTGFSRKFYEHTDKFIKHFIIKNEFLNTRQIVFQKRLYHAHENVNYNGFNGHHPIILIQQNKNDNERKKYNKIKTIAFANIFGASVVSQRDENLENEDIKIKINEFSFINKPKNTNSKDANNLDKSSAVMPGNDKNKSKDDKYEYYQELSEYSNMQIFSSNSHHELANEICSNLGISLGRAYIGKYSDGEITLQIMDEVRGRDVYIIHSTPAGGKDVHSRLMELFLFVSTLRRSSAKKVIVVLPYLNYSRQHKQTGYFNNMHSLGAPEIAILLQTCGADSIIAVDLNNPRIEGFSTDQKFFQPPLMNINPQSLAVEYFKKKKLHNPVIVPIDIDGAEKAKEFWVRMKKHSNDLGFTTLVSSTCNEMNTRGEAPSNESKDSNKMLDNKQKNVSSQDKNNINLLENEKITIVGDIKNCDCIIVNDILDTGKTSKKMAALLKNAGARKIYLYATHAILSDGCISQINDSCIDEVVTTNTIHIPRDICCEKMHILSVAKLVAEGIKRFNNEQSQNAREDFSDGQVELNV, from the coding sequence atggtttataatttttacacCGGTTTCTCCAGGAAATTCTATGAGCACACagataaatttataaaacattttattataaaaaatgaatttttaaatacccGTCAAATTGTATTCCAGAAAAGATTATATCATGCCCatgaaaatgtaaattaCAATGGTTTTAATGGACATCACcctattattttaattcaacaaaacaaaaatgacaatgagagaaaaaaatataataaaataaaaactatTGCATTCGCTAACATATTTGGGGCATCTGTTGTGTCACAAAGAGATgaaaatttagaaaatgaagatataaaaataaaaattaatgaatttaGTTTCATAAATAAGccaaaaaatacaaattcaAAAGATGCTAATAATTTAGATAAATCGAGTGCCGTTATGCCTggaaatgataaaaataaatcaaaagatgataaatatgaatattatcAAGAATTAAGTGAATACAGTAACATGCAAATATTTTCTAGTAATAGTCATCATGAATTAGCAAATGAAATATGTTCCAATTTAGGAATAAGTTTAGGTAGGGCTTATATTGGAAAATATAGTGATGGAGAAATTACTCTTCAAATAATGGATGAAGTAAGAGGGAGagatgtatatataatacattcAACCCCTGCAGGTGGTAAGGATGTCCACTCACGCTTAATGgaattgtttttatttgtatcgACATTAAGAAGATCATCTGCAAAAAAGGTTATCGTTGTTTTACCATATTTAAACTATTCCAGACAACATAAACAAACAGggtattttaataatatgcattCACTAGGAGCTCCAGAAATAgctatattattacaaacATGTGGTGCTGATTCAATTATCGCTGTCGATTTGAACAATCCAAGAATTGAAGGATTTTCTACTGATCAAAAATTTTTCCAGCCACCGCTTATGAATATTAATCCACAATCTTTAGCTgtagaatattttaaaaaaaaaaaactccATAACCCCGTTATCGTTCCAATTGATATTGATGGTGCAGAAAAAGCAAAGGAATTTTGGGTTAGAATGAAAAAGCATTCAAATGATCTAGGATTTACTACTTTGGTTTCTAGCACATGTAATGAAATGAATACCAGAGGAGAAGCTCCAAGTAATGAATCAAAGGATTCCAATAAAATGTTAGACAATAAACAAAAGAATGTGTCTTCtcaagataaaaataatataaatttacttgaaaatgaaaaaataactaTAGTTGGTGacattaaaaattgtgATTGTATAATAGTAAATGATATCCTTGATACTGGAAAAACATCTAAAAAGATGGCTGCTCTTCTAAAAAATGCGGGAGCtcgaaaaatatatctttatgCAACTCATGCTATACTATCTGATGGATGTATCTCACAAATTAACGATTCGTGCATTGACGAAGTTGTAACAACAAATACAATACACATTCCAAGAGATATATGTTGtgaaaaaatgcatattttatcaGTTGCCAAATTAGTAGCCGAAGGAATCAAAAGATTTAATAATGAGCAATCACAAAATGCGCGAGAAGATTTTTCAGATGGGCAAGTGGAGTtaaatgtataa